Proteins encoded in a region of the Tripterygium wilfordii isolate XIE 37 chromosome 21, ASM1340144v1, whole genome shotgun sequence genome:
- the LOC119988674 gene encoding geranylgeranyl transferase type-2 subunit alpha 1 isoform X2, whose amino-acid sequence MHGRPRKPLKPEDVAASAAKAQKLRALQSQFLANHHEKNYTKEGLEVSAKLLEINPECSTAWNYRKLAVEHFLSQSESDAGSVKAILDEELRVVVSALRQNYKAYGAWHHRKWVIAEGHSSIDDELKLLDHFQKADSRNFHAWNYRRFVTALNNRSDKDELDYTENMIETNFSNYSAWHNRSVLLSNLLKKKVEGFLSKEDILKKEYEFVHQALFTDPDDQSGWFYHLWLLYQTFNAESPSLISTWPAHGSELTVSSDRFLYGSPSSSTFSTLHFESGKLPLVLYFNQPVEGVNKSTITVKSELSIINDLNWKPLSTNDSHLSQIWVAYLSFHDIKLEALKANSVEVSVWHSQGIFSSSGSLQGQPFQFAFKVNAQEVETDPAARQDGTSISWEDKNFYETKIGEASPILPFRQLNENDDHEPVDSKWHVDIIAEEIDHFRELSEMDCKIGKLTLARLLTAHDALTFPSTNKLVYSEEVLKLYTELIRLDPMHAEYYKDKHSLALLQKVTSCRESLLERCFHYKDLTSLGIGVPVCLRLNNLSISRLGSIENLLWVQMLDLSHNDIRSIEGLEAMQLLSCLCLKNNKLGSVSALEPLRSLKSLKVLDISYNEIGAHSIDTKKYLCSSPFLHLVESERNHDETMTSSINASDYWKFSLIFEGLSLTQLDIAGNAITNENFKSFLVKLLPTLEWLDGEHVL is encoded by the exons AA CTATACTAAGGAGGGTTTAGAGGTAAGCGCGAAGCTTCTGGAGATCAATCCGGAATGCTCTACTGCTTGGAACTATAGGAAGCTCGCTGTCGAACATTTTCTCAGTCAGTCTGAATCTGATGCGGGCTCTGTCAAAGCGATCCTTGATGAGGAGCTTAGAGTG GTGGTGAGTGCATTGAGACAAAATTATAAGGCTTATGGAGCATGGCATCACCGGAAGTGGGTTATAGCTGAGGGACATTCCTCTATAGATGATGAGTTAAAGCTTCTGGACCATTTCCAGAAGGCTGATTCACGGAACTTCCATGCTTGGAATTACAGGAG GTTTGTGACAGCATTGAACAACAGATCGGATAAGGATGAACTAGATTACACGGAGAACATGATAGAAACAAATTTTAGCAATTATTCAGCATGGCATAACCGTAG TGTACTTCTGTCTAACTTGCTCAAGAAAAAGGTTGAGGGATTTTTGTCCAAAGAAGATATTCTGAAGAAGGAGTATGAATTTGTACATCAAGCTCTTTTTACTGACCCAGATGATCAAAGTGGTTGGTTTTATCatctttggcttctttatcaAACATTTAATGCTGAATCTCCAAGTCTCATTTCTACTTGGCCTGCTCATGGTTCTGAACTCACTGTATCGAGTGATAGGTTCCTTTATggctctccttcttcttctacctTTTCCACCTTGCATTTTGAATCAGGAAAATTACCACTGGTTCTCTATTTCAATCAGCCTGTTGAAGGTGtaaacaaatcaacaataacAGTTAAGTCAGAGCTTAGCATAATCAATGATCTAAATTGGAAACCACTGTCAACAAATGACTCTCATCTCTCTCAAATTTGGGTGGCATATCTGAGTTTCCATGATATAAAGCTTGAGGCTTTGAAAGCCAATTCAGTGGAAGTTAGTGTTTGGCATTCTCAGGGAATCTTTTCCTCAAGTGGTTCCCTCCAGGGCCAGCCTTTTCAATTTGCATTCAAAGTAAATGCGCAAGAAGTTGAAACAGATCCTGCTGCTAGGCAGGATGGAACATCTATTTCATGGGAAGACAAAAACTTCTATGAAACTAAAATTGGGGAAGCAAGTCCCATCCTCCCTTTCCGTCAATTGAATGAAAACGATGACCACGAGCCAGTAGATTCTAAATGGCACGTGGATATTATAGCTGAAGAGATTGATCACTTTAGAGAGTTGTCAGAGATGGACTG TAAAATTGGAAAGCTCACTCTTGCAAGACTGTTGACGGCTCATGATGCTTTAACGTTTCCATCTACAAACAAGTTGGTCTATTCTGAGGAAGTTCTTAAACTGTATACTGAACTTATCAGGTTGGACCCAATGCATGCTGAATACTACAAGGATAAACACAGCTTGGCTTTATTGCAGAAA GTGACTTCATGTAGGGAATCTTTGCTGGAACGCTGTTTTCACTATAAAGACTTGACTTCATTGGGTATTGGCGTCCCTGTCTGCCTACGGCTGAATAATTTATCCATATCACGACTGGGATCTATTGAGAACTTATTATGGGTTCAAATGCTGGACCTTAGCCACAATGATATTAGATCAATAGAAG GATTGGAGGCTATGCAGCTTCTCTCCTGCTTGTGTCTGAAGAACAACAAACTCGGAAGTGTCTCTGCCTTGGAGCCTCTTAGGTCCCTCAAGTCATTAAAAGTTTTAGATATTTCATACAATGAGATAGGTGCACACTCCATTGACACAAAAAAGTACTTGTGCTCTTCTCCATTTCTTCATCTGGTTGAAAGTGAACGGAATCATGACGAAACTATGACAAGTAGCATCAATGCCTCAGATTACTGGAAATTCTCTCTTATTTTCGAAGGATTGAGTTTGACACAGTTAGACATAGCAGGGAATGCAATCACCAACGAAAACTTCAAGTCATTTCTTGTTAAGCTTCTGCCTACACTTGAGTGGCTGGATGGTGAACATGTACTTTGA
- the LOC119988674 gene encoding geranylgeranyl transferase type-2 subunit alpha 1 isoform X1, which translates to MHGRPRKPLKPEDVAASAAKAQKLRALQSQFLANHHEKNYTKEGLEVSAKLLEINPECSTAWNYRKLAVEHFLSQSESDAGSVKAILDEELRVVPFLYFFFFVVSALRQNYKAYGAWHHRKWVIAEGHSSIDDELKLLDHFQKADSRNFHAWNYRRFVTALNNRSDKDELDYTENMIETNFSNYSAWHNRSVLLSNLLKKKVEGFLSKEDILKKEYEFVHQALFTDPDDQSGWFYHLWLLYQTFNAESPSLISTWPAHGSELTVSSDRFLYGSPSSSTFSTLHFESGKLPLVLYFNQPVEGVNKSTITVKSELSIINDLNWKPLSTNDSHLSQIWVAYLSFHDIKLEALKANSVEVSVWHSQGIFSSSGSLQGQPFQFAFKVNAQEVETDPAARQDGTSISWEDKNFYETKIGEASPILPFRQLNENDDHEPVDSKWHVDIIAEEIDHFRELSEMDCKIGKLTLARLLTAHDALTFPSTNKLVYSEEVLKLYTELIRLDPMHAEYYKDKHSLALLQKVTSCRESLLERCFHYKDLTSLGIGVPVCLRLNNLSISRLGSIENLLWVQMLDLSHNDIRSIEGLEAMQLLSCLCLKNNKLGSVSALEPLRSLKSLKVLDISYNEIGAHSIDTKKYLCSSPFLHLVESERNHDETMTSSINASDYWKFSLIFEGLSLTQLDIAGNAITNENFKSFLVKLLPTLEWLDGEHVL; encoded by the exons AA CTATACTAAGGAGGGTTTAGAGGTAAGCGCGAAGCTTCTGGAGATCAATCCGGAATGCTCTACTGCTTGGAACTATAGGAAGCTCGCTGTCGAACATTTTCTCAGTCAGTCTGAATCTGATGCGGGCTCTGTCAAAGCGATCCTTGATGAGGAGCTTAGAGTGGTTCCTTTCTtatacttcttctttttc GTGGTGAGTGCATTGAGACAAAATTATAAGGCTTATGGAGCATGGCATCACCGGAAGTGGGTTATAGCTGAGGGACATTCCTCTATAGATGATGAGTTAAAGCTTCTGGACCATTTCCAGAAGGCTGATTCACGGAACTTCCATGCTTGGAATTACAGGAG GTTTGTGACAGCATTGAACAACAGATCGGATAAGGATGAACTAGATTACACGGAGAACATGATAGAAACAAATTTTAGCAATTATTCAGCATGGCATAACCGTAG TGTACTTCTGTCTAACTTGCTCAAGAAAAAGGTTGAGGGATTTTTGTCCAAAGAAGATATTCTGAAGAAGGAGTATGAATTTGTACATCAAGCTCTTTTTACTGACCCAGATGATCAAAGTGGTTGGTTTTATCatctttggcttctttatcaAACATTTAATGCTGAATCTCCAAGTCTCATTTCTACTTGGCCTGCTCATGGTTCTGAACTCACTGTATCGAGTGATAGGTTCCTTTATggctctccttcttcttctacctTTTCCACCTTGCATTTTGAATCAGGAAAATTACCACTGGTTCTCTATTTCAATCAGCCTGTTGAAGGTGtaaacaaatcaacaataacAGTTAAGTCAGAGCTTAGCATAATCAATGATCTAAATTGGAAACCACTGTCAACAAATGACTCTCATCTCTCTCAAATTTGGGTGGCATATCTGAGTTTCCATGATATAAAGCTTGAGGCTTTGAAAGCCAATTCAGTGGAAGTTAGTGTTTGGCATTCTCAGGGAATCTTTTCCTCAAGTGGTTCCCTCCAGGGCCAGCCTTTTCAATTTGCATTCAAAGTAAATGCGCAAGAAGTTGAAACAGATCCTGCTGCTAGGCAGGATGGAACATCTATTTCATGGGAAGACAAAAACTTCTATGAAACTAAAATTGGGGAAGCAAGTCCCATCCTCCCTTTCCGTCAATTGAATGAAAACGATGACCACGAGCCAGTAGATTCTAAATGGCACGTGGATATTATAGCTGAAGAGATTGATCACTTTAGAGAGTTGTCAGAGATGGACTG TAAAATTGGAAAGCTCACTCTTGCAAGACTGTTGACGGCTCATGATGCTTTAACGTTTCCATCTACAAACAAGTTGGTCTATTCTGAGGAAGTTCTTAAACTGTATACTGAACTTATCAGGTTGGACCCAATGCATGCTGAATACTACAAGGATAAACACAGCTTGGCTTTATTGCAGAAA GTGACTTCATGTAGGGAATCTTTGCTGGAACGCTGTTTTCACTATAAAGACTTGACTTCATTGGGTATTGGCGTCCCTGTCTGCCTACGGCTGAATAATTTATCCATATCACGACTGGGATCTATTGAGAACTTATTATGGGTTCAAATGCTGGACCTTAGCCACAATGATATTAGATCAATAGAAG GATTGGAGGCTATGCAGCTTCTCTCCTGCTTGTGTCTGAAGAACAACAAACTCGGAAGTGTCTCTGCCTTGGAGCCTCTTAGGTCCCTCAAGTCATTAAAAGTTTTAGATATTTCATACAATGAGATAGGTGCACACTCCATTGACACAAAAAAGTACTTGTGCTCTTCTCCATTTCTTCATCTGGTTGAAAGTGAACGGAATCATGACGAAACTATGACAAGTAGCATCAATGCCTCAGATTACTGGAAATTCTCTCTTATTTTCGAAGGATTGAGTTTGACACAGTTAGACATAGCAGGGAATGCAATCACCAACGAAAACTTCAAGTCATTTCTTGTTAAGCTTCTGCCTACACTTGAGTGGCTGGATGGTGAACATGTACTTTGA